In a single window of the Ktedonobacteraceae bacterium genome:
- a CDS encoding cyclase family protein — MNIPSNARVYDLEQPRYFGAPVLASHAPGYVYTLHRHHEPGTAERRTSASGFMYTTEHSGTHIDALCHQAEDVHLYGRREINPSIQTSQGFTELGAETITPIITRGVLLDVARHRGVDRIGSGDQIRQSELETVARNQGTAIGEGDVVLVRTGNGATWQDPTTYLQAGGVSGDASSWLASLRVRAVGADNIAWDELGVIDPDLQVTLPGHLILLVRHGIYIVENLFLEELAREQCYEFTFICLPLKLRGATGSPVRPIAIV; from the coding sequence ATGAATATACCATCCAATGCACGTGTCTATGATCTAGAGCAGCCGCGCTATTTTGGCGCTCCCGTTCTGGCGAGCCACGCGCCCGGCTACGTCTACACGCTTCACCGCCATCACGAGCCGGGCACGGCAGAGAGGCGCACGAGTGCCTCCGGCTTTATGTACACAACTGAGCATTCGGGTACGCATATCGATGCGTTGTGCCACCAGGCCGAGGACGTACACCTGTACGGCAGGCGGGAGATCAATCCCAGCATTCAAACCTCGCAGGGTTTCACAGAACTGGGCGCGGAAACCATCACTCCCATCATTACGCGCGGGGTCTTGCTCGATGTCGCCCGTCACCGGGGCGTAGATCGTATCGGGAGCGGTGACCAGATCCGGCAGTCAGAATTAGAAACAGTAGCCCGGAATCAGGGAACCGCTATAGGCGAGGGAGATGTGGTGCTGGTTCGAACCGGCAATGGAGCGACCTGGCAGGACCCGACCACCTACCTGCAGGCGGGAGGCGTGAGCGGAGATGCATCATCCTGGCTTGCCAGTCTCAGGGTGCGGGCAGTTGGAGCCGACAATATTGCCTGGGACGAACTCGGCGTTATCGACCCCGATCTTCAGGTCACGCTGCCCGGACATCTGATCCTGCTGGTGCGCCACGGCATCTACATTGTAGAAAACCTCTTCCTGGAGGAGCTGGCCCGCGAGCAATGCTACGAATTTACCTTTATCTGCCTGCCTCTCAAGCTGCGCGGGGCAACAGGTTCGCCCGTGCGACCGATCGCAATTGTTTAA
- a CDS encoding type II toxin-antitoxin system PemK/MazF family toxin, translating to MSSEARASTPPSPQQQEISQPSPPPHTPPSPRRGEIWDVNWSPGRGAEQQGTRPALIIQNDRGNASLTYPLTIVASMSRTERELPLHVRIAPTSENGLTDYTDVKCEQLMTIEKSRLMRRRGSVTSEDMARVDTALKLSLGLAP from the coding sequence ATGAGTAGTGAGGCAAGGGCATCAACGCCGCCCAGCCCTCAACAACAAGAAATAAGTCAACCTTCACCCCCACCACATACGCCTCCCAGCCCGAGGCGTGGTGAGATTTGGGACGTCAACTGGTCTCCAGGACGTGGTGCCGAACAACAGGGCACACGTCCCGCCCTTATCATCCAGAATGATCGTGGTAATGCATCGCTCACCTATCCACTGACGATTGTCGCCTCGATGAGCCGCACCGAACGGGAGTTGCCACTGCATGTACGCATCGCACCCACTTCAGAAAACGGGCTTACCGACTATACGGACGTGAAGTGCGAGCAACTCATGACCATCGAAAAATCCCGCCTCATGCGCCGTCGTGGTTCGGTTACAAGTGAAGATATGGCGCGCGTTGATACAGCATTGAAATTGAGCCTGGGCCTGGCACCATGA
- a CDS encoding DMT family transporter: MSSTLATIVFGLAASLFWGSGDFNGGLASRRATASSVVVAAYAVGFVLLVVLALLWREPFPKSLDIFWGGLAGLAGAIGLVSFYSALSIGRMGIAAPISAVLTAGLPVIFSVFTEGLPNLLQLGGFVLALLAITLISRPEPARGRPEGIGLALLAGTGFGCFFILISRVTHGETFWPLAVARFTSVLFLLIMASIRRQPMRPQLAVTHLILLAGVLDAFGNVFFVLASHSGRLDVAAVLSSLYPAATVILAALLLRERVTRIQGIGILLALIAVPMISV; the protein is encoded by the coding sequence ATGAGCAGTACACTCGCGACCATTGTTTTCGGTCTTGCCGCTTCCCTGTTCTGGGGGAGCGGCGATTTTAACGGAGGGCTTGCCTCGCGCCGTGCCACAGCCTCGAGCGTTGTGGTTGCCGCCTACGCCGTTGGATTTGTGCTGCTGGTCGTGCTGGCGCTATTATGGAGAGAGCCATTTCCCAAGTCGCTCGATATTTTCTGGGGAGGATTAGCCGGATTGGCAGGAGCTATCGGGCTGGTTTCATTTTATTCGGCACTTTCTATTGGGCGCATGGGTATTGCCGCTCCCATTTCCGCCGTGCTGACCGCCGGTCTACCGGTTATCTTCAGCGTATTCACGGAAGGATTGCCAAACCTGCTCCAACTGGGCGGATTCGTCCTGGCTCTGTTAGCAATAACGCTGATCTCACGCCCGGAGCCTGCCAGGGGGCGACCAGAGGGTATCGGGCTGGCATTGCTGGCTGGAACAGGCTTTGGGTGCTTTTTTATTCTCATCAGTCGCGTCACTCATGGTGAGACCTTCTGGCCGCTTGCTGTGGCGCGTTTCACGTCCGTTCTCTTCTTGTTGATTATGGCATCCATTCGCCGGCAGCCCATGCGGCCCCAGCTTGCAGTTACTCATCTCATCCTGCTGGCCGGAGTGCTGGATGCTTTCGGCAATGTATTTTTCGTCCTTGCCTCCCATAGCGGTCGGCTCGATGTCGCTGCCGTTCTCTCTTCCCTCTATCCCGCGGCGACGGTCATCCTGGCTGCGCTCCTGCTGCGCGAGCGCGTGACGCGCATCCAGGGGATTGGGATTTTGTTGGCATTGATAGCGGTACCGATGATCTCGGTATAA
- a CDS encoding LLM class F420-dependent oxidoreductase yields MYVGVVFPQNEIGADPAAIREYAQTVEELGYDHLMAYDHVLGADPTNRPGWRGYTYKDLFHEPFVLFGYLAALTKLELVTGVIILPQRQTALVAKQAAEVDVLSGGKMRLGIGVGWNPVEYEALGMDFHKRGRVIEEQVEVLRLLWSQEIVTYKGRFHTISEAGLNPLPVRRSIPIWMGGTADVLLRRSARLADGWFPQGQPDAQMQEAIGRLRNYLREAGRDPEAFGIEPRINAGDGDTRRWLDETKRWQELGATHICINTMGAGFTSLRQHLEALRRYKDALG; encoded by the coding sequence ATGTATGTAGGAGTTGTTTTTCCGCAGAATGAGATCGGCGCGGACCCGGCGGCCATTCGCGAATATGCACAGACCGTCGAGGAATTGGGTTACGACCACCTCATGGCCTATGACCACGTGCTGGGCGCTGATCCCACGAATCGACCGGGCTGGCGGGGCTATACCTATAAAGATTTATTTCACGAGCCGTTTGTGCTTTTTGGATACCTGGCAGCTTTGACAAAGCTCGAGTTAGTCACAGGCGTGATTATCCTGCCACAGCGGCAAACGGCGCTGGTTGCCAAGCAGGCGGCAGAAGTGGATGTGTTGAGTGGCGGGAAGATGCGCCTGGGCATCGGCGTTGGCTGGAATCCGGTGGAGTATGAAGCACTGGGCATGGATTTCCACAAACGCGGGCGCGTGATAGAGGAGCAAGTCGAGGTGCTGCGCCTGCTCTGGAGCCAGGAGATCGTTACCTACAAGGGCCGGTTCCATACGATCAGCGAAGCCGGGCTTAATCCGCTGCCCGTGCGCCGTTCGATTCCGATCTGGATGGGTGGAACCGCGGATGTATTGCTGCGCCGGAGCGCCCGACTCGCGGACGGCTGGTTTCCACAGGGACAGCCGGATGCGCAAATGCAAGAGGCCATTGGACGCCTGCGTAACTATCTGCGCGAGGCCGGGCGCGACCCTGAAGCGTTTGGCATCGAGCCGCGGATAAATGCCGGGGATGGAGATACCCGGCGCTGGCTGGATGAGACAAAGCGCTGGCAGGAACTGGGCGCAACGCACATTTGCATCAATACGATGGGCGCGGGTTTCACCTCGCTCCGGCAGCATCTTGAGGCTCTCCGGCGATATAAGGATGCTCTCGGTTAA